DNA sequence from the Nitrospirota bacterium genome:
AATGAGCCATGCAGAGGCCATTCTGTCTACAAAGGGATTCTTCCTTGTTACCCATATCCTGCCCTGATAATCCTTGATCTGTTTGGGAACTACGGCAACCTGCTGCTTTCTTATATCGGTGCCGGCTATGCCTCTGATCCCGGCTCTTATGACCTCTATCCTACTTTTGAGGACATTCCCGGTCTTTGATGAGAAAAAATCTATTTTCTTTATCTCGCCGAATTCCTTTAAATGTTTATTAAACCGTTCCAGCAGTAGTTTATTATTTTGAATCCCCGTTCCTTTTCTGATGCTGTTTATCCTCCTTTCCAGATCCTCCAGACCCTTCTCTATCGTGTGGTAGTCCCTTTCTCTTTGCTGATTAAAAAGCCGGATTATCTCGTCATTTTTCATTGTCTCTATCTTGTCCGCCATAACAAAGGCCCCTTCGCCTCCTATGGATACAACTTCGGAGGACAGCCATGTGAAGAATTCAAAATTTTCCTCGCTATAGGGAAGCATATAAACAGCCCCTTTTAGGGATATCGCTCCTGCCTTTGCCAGTCTTCTCCAGATTTTTACCCTATTGTTTACAGGTTTAGATGGAACGCTGTAGAAGAATATGAGCCAGCCTGGTCCCTTTAGGGCGTCTGTTTGCAGTGGTATTTTCGATGTCCTTTTCATCACTAATGTCTTTCTATGTAACTTATGATTCAAATGTAACAGTTGTTACATGAAAATGTCAAAGGGGAAATGATTCGATAATACGTCTGCTGATATAAACCCAAAAACAGAGATAGAAATTCCTTAAAATTCCCTCTCCCTCGCCCGCCCCGCTTCGCGTAGCGAGGCCGGGGATGGGAGCGGGTGAGGGGAGTTATAAGAAAAAGGCATTTTCTAAATCGGGATTTGGGATAAATGCTCGCCTTGACATAAGCTTTAACATCGGGTAATTTATAAATCTGGTTCATTCCTTAAGCATCTCGTTGAGTGGAGGGATCCGAAAGGCCCCCTTTTTATGGGATTGCAGTAGCGATTGTCTCCACATCTCTTATAGCCTTCAGCCATTTTGGAGGAAAGGATTAAGGAGGTGATAAAAATATTCTGGTTTGCTCGGTTATGGTTTTGCAATGAGGAATTAATCTAAAATTGTTTAAAGAATAAGGAGGTAGAAAATGTCAACTCGACAGAAAGTATCTGTGATAGTGTTTTTAATACTTGTTACATTCTCTATTAATGCTTATGCAGGGGATACCAGTTATACGGCGCACATAAAACCGATATTTGATGCAAAATGCATAGGTTGCCATGGCCCTGACGCCGCTCCTGAATATGATGCCTTTAAACAAGAAAAGGATAAATGGCTCGCCAAAGGGAAGGGTATGAGGTTGGATACTTATAGCCACTTAATCTTTTACACCGCATGGCCTGATGCAGGTGCCCTGATGCGCAGACTCGATGACGGGAAGAACACAAAGGATAGAAAGCCCGGAAATATGTATCAGTATCTCGGTGCAACAGAAGAAGAAAGACAGAAGAATCTCAAAATCTTCAGGGAATGGGTAGGCAACTGGACGCTAAAGAAATGGCCTGAAATAACAAAGGAAGATATGAATGGGATAAAGGTTAAATATTAATCTCTCCTTGCGGGTTCAATTTTGTCCCGACTTTATCGGGAAACCCTTAGTTTGATGTTTGATAATAGTCAAGCCGATGTTATTTCGGCAGGCTCAATATTGAATAGTCAGGTCGAAGACTCGATCGACTCTTTGAGTTCAAGTCGTTGCCCCGACACTTCGGGACTCCCGCATAAAGAAATTACTTATTGCCAACCGCGGAGTCCCTGCTGGCAGTGGAAACAGTATGAAGGATTGGTCTGCAATGTCCTCGAGTACATCTGGAGTAATGGCGGGGATGTGAGGTGGCAAATCTGTTATTAATAGTCCTGGGAACATCCATGATCTTCAGTTCATGAAAGATTTAATTGTAAAATATAAAATAACACCCCCACTTGTGACAACTGCCATAGAAGAGCCCACAGGGCACATCTTCGGAAATGGCAGGGCATTGTTCATGAGATGAAATGATTGATGAATTAGCAGAACTCTGCGGCATCATCCCTGAATATTATGATATCTTTGGCAATAAACAGGTAACCCCTGTAGAGACCAAAAAGGCTATCCTCAAGGCGATGAAACTAAAGGTTGATTCGAGGGAGGACTTAAGGGAAGAGATCGAGAAACGACGGTGGAAACCATGGAAGGGTTTCATCGAGCCTGTAAAGATTATCTCTGTGAACGAACAGCCACTCACAATCCCTGTTTATATCCCTGTCAAAGAGGGTGAAGAAAATAGACTAATGTTGTCATGGTCTATAGAGGATGAAAAAGGGCAGAGGGATGAGTATATGCTTTCAGGAAAGGATATAGCTGTTTCAGAACAGCAATGGATAGACGGCATGCGCTACATTAAGATTTACATATCGGATAAAACACAAAGGGATATCGGCTATTATGGGATCACTATTGAATGTGCCCCCACGGACGGACAGGATCTTTTAAGGAAAACTGCTAAGGTTATCATAACTCCTGATACCTGTTATATACCACCCCGCCCTGTCGGGGAAGGAAGGACATGGGGGCTTTACGTTAACCTCTATTCAATCCGTTCATCCAGGAACTGGGGTATCGGCGATTTTACCGATCTCAAGAATGTTGTTAAATTAACTGCTGCCCTTGGAGGCGGATTTGTAGGGATTAATCCTCTTCACGCAATTCCAAACACAAAGCCTTATGGCATCAGCCCATACTCTCCAATAAGCAGGCTTTATAAAAATTTTGTTTATCTTGATGTAGAGAACATACCTGACGTGAAAAAATCAGATAATGCCATGGCGAGCATCATATCTGAGGTTTTCAAAAAGGAGCTGGGTGAACTCAGGAATGGAGACCTGATTGATTACGAAAAGGTTGCATCAGTGAAAGAGGAAATTCTTAAGAATGCCTTTAATGCCTTTTATGAAAGGCACTATAAGCGAAAAACAAAACGTGGAAGGGACTTTAAGAGATATATATCAGAAGAAGGCAATATCCTCGAATCATTTGCAATGTATATGGCACTCTCTAAAGAGTTCGGAGTTTCACCTTCGAGGTCTTTTTTCAAATCAAATATTGTCTCGTCACTCGTCACTCGTCACTCGTCACTGTTCTCGTGGCAGGAATGGCCAGAAGAATATCGTGATTTATCAGGCAAAGCAGTTCAGAAGTTTAAAAAGGCGAATAAAAGGGAATTACTCTTTTATGAATATATCCAGTGGCTTATTGATGGACAACTTAAGGAAGTTGCTGAAGATGCGAAAAATTCCGGGATGGCTATAGGGCTTTATCATGATCTTGCCATTGGCTCTGTCAGCGGAGGAAGCGATGTATGGAGTTATCAAGATGTTGTAGGTGGTGCAAATGTAGGTGCGCCACCTGATGACTTTAACCCTAATGGGCAGAACTGGGGGTTCCCTCCCTTGATTCCCGAAGCACTAAAAGAAACAGGGTATGAATTGTTCATCCAGACAATGAGGAAAAACATGAAATATGGTGGCGCCCTGAGAATTGACCATGCCCCCGGCCTGTTCAGACTCTTCTGGATACCCTATGGAATGTCACCCAGAGATGGCGGATATGTGAGATATCCATATGAAGACCTTCTCAGAATCATTGCACTTGAGAGCGTGAGGAACAGGACAATGGTGATAGCCGAAGACCTCGGCACAATAGGCGAAAACGTCAGAGAGACTCTCCAGAGATTTCAGATGCTCTCTTACAGACTTTTTTACTTTGAGAGAAATTACCCCGAACCTTCCTTTGTTAAACCTGAGATGTATCCTGAAATGGCATTGTGTGCTGTTACTACTCATGACCTACCTACACTATATGGTTACTGGCTGGGACAGGATTTAAAGGTAAAGAAAGAACTTGGTATGTATCCTGACGAAAATGTGTGGCAGCACCAGATTAATGATAGGGAAAGAGACAGAGCGCTCATTCTTTCTGCACTGAGGTCTGAAGGCATCCTGCTGCCTGATGATTTCCCCGCAGGACCGAACATGGCACCACAGATGACCCCTGAGCTATGCTGTGCCATATACAACTATCTCGCTAAAACGCCGTGTAAGCTCGTTCTCGTGAGCCTCGATGATGTTATCGGAACTCTCAATCAGCAGAACATGCCAGGGACGGTTGATACTTATCCTAACTGGATGCAAAAGACACCATTGTTGCTGGATGAGATAGTTATAGACAAAAGGTTTGTTGAGCTTTCTGATATGTTCAGAAAAATTTAGGAAATGGAGGGAGGTTATACGGCAAAATTGGCTGAGGAAAAAAGTGAACAAGCAATATATGGCGTGAGTCTATTGACCGACCATGATATTTATCTTTTTAAAGAGGGAAATCACTTCAGGCTCCATGAAAAATTAGGCTCCCATTTGATGGCAGTAGATGGAGTGAATGGCACCCACTTTGCTGTATGGGCTCCTAATGCAAAAGAGGTATCTGTTATTGGTGATTTCAACGGATGGAACAAAGAATCACATCCCTTGAAGGTTAGATGGGATGGGTCAGGCATATGGGAAGGTTTTATTCCAGGTATTGGTAATAATACAATTTATAAGTATCACATTGTTTCTAATAACAACTATAAGGTTGATAAAGGAGACCCGTTTGCGTTTTCCTGGGAAGTGACCCCTAAAACCGGTTCAATTGTTTGTGACCTCAACTATAAATGGAAAGATCATAAATGGATGAAGAACAGGCATGCATCAAATGCCCTGAATGCCCCTATATCCATATACGAAGTTCATCTCGGTTCATGGAGACGGGTTCCTGAAGAAGGAAACAGATTCCTCACCTATAGGGAAATGGCCCACTATCTTGCAGATTATGTTAAGGAGATGGGATTTACCCATGTTGAATTTCTGCCAGTTATGGAGCATCCATTTTATGGCTCATGGGGCTATCAGGTTACGGGATATTTTGCACCAACGAGCAGGTATGGGACGCCGCAGGATTTCATGTATCTGGTAGATTACTTACATCAGAAAGGAATAGGTATAATCCTTGACTGGGTACCTTCCCACTTTCCGGATGACGAGCATGGACTGGTGTATTTCGACGGGACACACCTTTATGCGCATGCAGATCCTAAAAAGGGTTTCCATCCAGAGTGGCACAGCTACATCTTCAATTATGGAAGATATGAGGTGAGAAACTTTCTTATAAGCAACGCCCTCTTCTGGCTTGATAAATACCATATTGATGGCCTAAGGGTTGATGCAGTGGCATCCATGCTCTACCTCGACTATGGGAGAAGGGAGGGAGAGTGGATCCCCAATGAATATGGCGGGAAGGAAAATATAGAGGCAATAAGCTTTTTGCGGAGATTTAACGAGGCGGTTTATGAAAACTATCCTGATGTCCAGACCATTGCAGAGGAATCAACTGCCTGGCCAATGGTTTCGAGACCGACCTATGTCGGGGGTCTCGGTTTTGGAATGAAGTGGAACATGGGATGGATGCACGATACGCTGAAGTACTTTTCTAACGATCCTGTTTTCAGGAAATATCATCATGACCAGCTTACATTCAGTATATGGTATGCATTTTACGAAAACTTTGTTTTACCCCTTTCCCATGACGAAGTGGTCCACGGAAAGGGCGCACTCAGCGGAAAGATGCCAGGAGAGGAATGGCAGAAAAATGCAAACCTCAGACTCTTATTCGGATACATGTATGGGCATCCAGGGAAAAAGCTCCTCTTCATGGGAGGGGAGTTTGGGCAGTGGAAGGAGTGGAACCACGATGAAAGCCTGGAATGGCATGCCCTTCAGTATCCATCCCATTATGAGCTACAGAGATGGGTCAAGGACCTGAACCATTTTTACAGAACCGAGCCAGCTTTATATGAACAGGATTTCAGCAATGAGGGATTTGAATGGATCGATTTTTACGACTGGGAACACAGCATAATAAGCTTCATAAGAAAGGGTAAAACCACTGATGATATAATCCTCGTTGTCTGCAATTTCACTCCTGTGCCGAGACATAATTACAGGATAGGGGTTCCAAGAGGCGGCTTCTGGAAAGAGGTTCTAAACAGTGATGCGAAGGAGTATGGAGGAAGCGGATACGGCAACCTTGGAGGAGTTGAGGCAGTATCCATACCCTACCAGGGCAGGTATCATTCTGTCTCTCTGACCCTACCCCCCTTTGGCATTCTATTCTTTAAAAGTGAAGGACATAAGAAATGAATCTGTGCTCCATTTGAATAACCTGCTAAAAATCTTTTATAGTAAAAATTATGCATAAAGATTACGATTATGACGTTATCGTTATAGGAGCCGGGCATGCTGGCTGTGAGGCGGCTCTTGCTGCTGCGAGGATGGGCCTTAAGGCGGCACTCTTTACCATGAATCTCGATACAATTGCCCAGATGTCCTGCAATCCGGCCATCGGCGGCCTTGCCAAAAGCCATCTCGTAAAAGAGATTGATGCCCTCGGTGGCGAGATGGCAAGGGTCACAGACAGAGCTGGTATACAGTTTAAAGTATTGAACAAGAGCAAAGGCCCTGCTGTCTGGGCCACGAGGGTTCAGGCAGACCGTGTGTTGTACAGATTGTATATGAAGGAGGTTCTTGAGGCAGAAAAAGGCATTGATATAAAGCAAGCAATGGTAGAGAAAATCCTGATTAAAGACAGGCGTGTTTATGGCGTGGAAACTTCTTTAGAAGTTCCTTGCAGGTCTAAAGCCCTGATAATTGCCACAGGGACATTTTTAAATGGCCTGATTCATATAGGGCTAAAAAGTTTTCCTGCTGGCAGGGCTGGAGAATTTCCATCTGTAGGGCTTTCAGAAAGCCTGCGTAGCCTCGGTTTTAAGATGGGAAGGCTAAAGACAGGCACACCTCCAAGACTTGATGCAAAAGGCATAAATTTCTCTGTTATGACCTTACAGATGGGCGATGAGCCTCCGCCAGCCATGTCATTATTTACAAAGGAGATTAAAAATCCGCAGCTTCCATGTTATATGACTTATACCAATGAGACAACTCATAAGATAATCCGGGAAAATCTTGACTGCTCCCCTCTTTATAGCGGCAGGATAAAAGGCATAGGGCCAAGATACTGTCCTTCAATCGAGGATAAAGTTGTAAGATTTAAAGAAAAGCAGAGGCATCAGGTCTTTCTTGAGCCAGAAGGCCTTAACACAAATGAGTATTACGCCAACGGTATTTCCACAAGCCTGCCCTACGATGTCCAGGTTGCCCTTGTGCGGAGCATACCAGGGCTTGAGAATGCCGAGATAATGAAACCCGGATATGCTATAGAGTATGATTTTGTTTATCCCAACCAGCTCAAGCCAACACTTGAGACTAAAACGATTGATGGTCTTTTCCTTGCAGGACAGATTAATGGGACATCAGGATACGAGGAAGCTGCGGCCCAGGGCCTTATGGCAGGGATAAATGCAGCCCTGAAAATTAAAGGTGAGGAGCCGCTGATACTTGGAAGGCATGAGGCATATATTGGTGTCTTGATTGACGACCTTATAACAAAAGGGACAAACGAGCCATACAGGATGTTTACATCCCGCGCAGAATACAGGCTTTTACTAAGGCAGGACAATGCTGATTTACGGCTGATGGAGAAAGGCTACAGCCTCGGTCTTATTAAAGGAGAGGGTTACGGGGCATTCATAGAGAAAAAAACTCTAATTGATGATGAATTAAGGAGGCTTAAGTCAACAAGGGTTAAACCCGAAGCAATAAACCCTGTACTGAAAGAACTCGGCGGTTCTGAAATAAAAGAGGACACGACCCTCTATCAACTACTTAAAAGACCCGAAATTACATATAAAGAAATAGCAAAGGTTTCACCGCCACCTAAAGGACTGTCTCAGGATGCAGTAAATCAGGTCGAGATTCGAACAAAATATGAAGGCTATATTCAGCGCCAGGCAGAGGCAGCAGAAAAATTCAAGAAACTTGAAGATAAACGGATGCCTGAAGATTTTGTATATCAGGGTATATGCGGGCTCTCAAAAGAAATAGTGGAAAAACTCAAAGAGGTAAAGCCCATTAACCTTGGTCAGGCAAGCAGGATCCCGGGCATAACCCCT
Encoded proteins:
- a CDS encoding cytochrome C, which translates into the protein MSTRQKVSVIVFLILVTFSINAYAGDTSYTAHIKPIFDAKCIGCHGPDAAPEYDAFKQEKDKWLAKGKGMRLDTYSHLIFYTAWPDAGALMRRLDDGKNTKDRKPGNMYQYLGATEEERQKNLKIFREWVGNWTLKKWPEITKEDMNGIKVKY
- the malQ gene encoding 4-alpha-glucanotransferase codes for the protein MIDELAELCGIIPEYYDIFGNKQVTPVETKKAILKAMKLKVDSREDLREEIEKRRWKPWKGFIEPVKIISVNEQPLTIPVYIPVKEGEENRLMLSWSIEDEKGQRDEYMLSGKDIAVSEQQWIDGMRYIKIYISDKTQRDIGYYGITIECAPTDGQDLLRKTAKVIITPDTCYIPPRPVGEGRTWGLYVNLYSIRSSRNWGIGDFTDLKNVVKLTAALGGGFVGINPLHAIPNTKPYGISPYSPISRLYKNFVYLDVENIPDVKKSDNAMASIISEVFKKELGELRNGDLIDYEKVASVKEEILKNAFNAFYERHYKRKTKRGRDFKRYISEEGNILESFAMYMALSKEFGVSPSRSFFKSNIVSSLVTRHSSLFSWQEWPEEYRDLSGKAVQKFKKANKRELLFYEYIQWLIDGQLKEVAEDAKNSGMAIGLYHDLAIGSVSGGSDVWSYQDVVGGANVGAPPDDFNPNGQNWGFPPLIPEALKETGYELFIQTMRKNMKYGGALRIDHAPGLFRLFWIPYGMSPRDGGYVRYPYEDLLRIIALESVRNRTMVIAEDLGTIGENVRETLQRFQMLSYRLFYFERNYPEPSFVKPEMYPEMALCAVTTHDLPTLYGYWLGQDLKVKKELGMYPDENVWQHQINDRERDRALILSALRSEGILLPDDFPAGPNMAPQMTPELCCAIYNYLAKTPCKLVLVSLDDVIGTLNQQNMPGTVDTYPNWMQKTPLLLDEIVIDKRFVELSDMFRKI
- the glgB gene encoding 1,4-alpha-glucan branching protein GlgB — translated: MEGGYTAKLAEEKSEQAIYGVSLLTDHDIYLFKEGNHFRLHEKLGSHLMAVDGVNGTHFAVWAPNAKEVSVIGDFNGWNKESHPLKVRWDGSGIWEGFIPGIGNNTIYKYHIVSNNNYKVDKGDPFAFSWEVTPKTGSIVCDLNYKWKDHKWMKNRHASNALNAPISIYEVHLGSWRRVPEEGNRFLTYREMAHYLADYVKEMGFTHVEFLPVMEHPFYGSWGYQVTGYFAPTSRYGTPQDFMYLVDYLHQKGIGIILDWVPSHFPDDEHGLVYFDGTHLYAHADPKKGFHPEWHSYIFNYGRYEVRNFLISNALFWLDKYHIDGLRVDAVASMLYLDYGRREGEWIPNEYGGKENIEAISFLRRFNEAVYENYPDVQTIAEESTAWPMVSRPTYVGGLGFGMKWNMGWMHDTLKYFSNDPVFRKYHHDQLTFSIWYAFYENFVLPLSHDEVVHGKGALSGKMPGEEWQKNANLRLLFGYMYGHPGKKLLFMGGEFGQWKEWNHDESLEWHALQYPSHYELQRWVKDLNHFYRTEPALYEQDFSNEGFEWIDFYDWEHSIISFIRKGKTTDDIILVVCNFTPVPRHNYRIGVPRGGFWKEVLNSDAKEYGGSGYGNLGGVEAVSIPYQGRYHSVSLTLPPFGILFFKSEGHKK
- the mnmG gene encoding tRNA uridine-5-carboxymethylaminomethyl(34) synthesis enzyme MnmG — encoded protein: MHKDYDYDVIVIGAGHAGCEAALAAARMGLKAALFTMNLDTIAQMSCNPAIGGLAKSHLVKEIDALGGEMARVTDRAGIQFKVLNKSKGPAVWATRVQADRVLYRLYMKEVLEAEKGIDIKQAMVEKILIKDRRVYGVETSLEVPCRSKALIIATGTFLNGLIHIGLKSFPAGRAGEFPSVGLSESLRSLGFKMGRLKTGTPPRLDAKGINFSVMTLQMGDEPPPAMSLFTKEIKNPQLPCYMTYTNETTHKIIRENLDCSPLYSGRIKGIGPRYCPSIEDKVVRFKEKQRHQVFLEPEGLNTNEYYANGISTSLPYDVQVALVRSIPGLENAEIMKPGYAIEYDFVYPNQLKPTLETKTIDGLFLAGQINGTSGYEEAAAQGLMAGINAALKIKGEEPLILGRHEAYIGVLIDDLITKGTNEPYRMFTSRAEYRLLLRQDNADLRLMEKGYSLGLIKGEGYGAFIEKKTLIDDELRRLKSTRVKPEAINPVLKELGGSEIKEDTTLYQLLKRPEITYKEIAKVSPPPKGLSQDAVNQVEIRTKYEGYIQRQAEAAEKFKKLEDKRMPEDFVYQGICGLSKEIVEKLKEVKPINLGQASRIPGITPAAISLLLVAIERHRRSKK